The genomic stretch ATCACGCCCCCCGCCTGATCAGTGGCAGCCCCCCATTACCTCATAGAGTCTCTGCAGAGCTCGGGTGAGGAGAGCCAGATAGGCAGTGGACTCCTTCAGATCCGACGTGCGTTTCACGAAGAAGCCGTCGATCACCTGAGACGGGATTGGGAAGGTGAGGGCCCTGCCGGTGGCTTCCCAAGGGCCCCGGGCCCCCTGCTCTCCCCAACCTCACCTGAGTGTTGGTGACGGCCTGCAGCAGGGTACTCTCGGGGAGGCTGAGGCTGTGGGAAGAGCCATGATCCTCCACCAGGTACACCCTGTGGCTGAGGCCACAGCGTTTGAGGCGGAACTGGAGAAGTTGGGGCCACAAGGGTCAGGTCTGGGGGGGTCTCTAGGTCCACAGGGCTTTCCCGGCCACATCCCACATGCTCGGCAtcattaagaaactgaggtccaaaatgGGAAGTGCCTGCCCAAGAGCTCATGGCCAAcggtcaggacttgaacccagccaGAGGAGAAAGGATTCTAGAGTTCTAGGGAAtgggctcattttatagatggaggcACTAAGACACAGAGAAGGGGGGCCCCCACGTGGTCTCAGGCAGGACTGGCAGCTCCAGGCCTCTCCCTACCTTCTGCTCTCGAAAGCGCCCATCGATGATGCTGCCACACAGGTCATCCAGACGCTTCCTCTCGACCACATGGTCCAGGACGAGCTCGACAGGCCGGGCTGGGGGCAGCGGCTGCGTTGGCTCAGCCTGCCACCATCACCTGCCCCCACCCCCGTCCATCTACTCCCctctgccgccccccccccccccccgccccagtgtACACTCCTCCTCTGCCTTACTCGGCTCTCTTGGCCTTGTCTCCTGAGCCACCCAAACAAAGTCCCCAACATGCAGCTTCCGGACATCATGGGGGACCCCCAAGCGCTGCAGCTCTCTCAGAATCTCTGGTCGGTGGCTCCCCCTGCAGACACAGAGAGAGCCAGGCCATAAGCACGCCCTCTCCCCTTGACTCTGAGGACTACTGTGCTAGAGCTGGGAGTTGCCTTGGGGAGAGGtcagagctggggggagggggcttagcacagggaaggtcagagctggggggagggggcttagcacagggaaggtcagagctgggaggaggggGCTTAgcacagggaaggtcagagctggggggagggggcttagcacagggaaggtcagagcaggggggagggggcttagcacagggaaggtcagagctggggggagggggcttagcacagggaaggtcagagcaggggggagggggcttagcacagggaaggtcagagctggggggagggggcttagcacagggaaggtcagagcaggggggagggggcttagcacagggaaggtcagagctggatgAAGTAAACAGGCTCAGTGTGCTTCAGAGATGTAGCCAATATTCAGTAAATAGTGGCATCTGTGAGCCCACATGCAGCACTTGGCACTCCCTGGCACAGCCTCCCTCCATCCCGCTCACCCTGTGGTCTCACTGACATCCACGCACAAGAGGATCCTGTACTGGCCTGGCCCCAGTTCGAGGGGCGGCTCTGAAGCCTGGGTCCTGGTGCTGCCTCTGTGGGGACACAGGGAATTGTGAAGAGCTGCCAAGACAACCATGCCCTCCTCTGGGGCTCTGATGGGGGCTGGGCTACTTGGCATGGGGGCCCTGAGGAGGGCGGCACTCACAGCTGAGCCATGGCTTCTTGGGGCCCCTCCTCTACCTCCCTTCCAGGGAGCTGGCTGGGTCTCAGCTGCAGACTGGCAGGGGGTGCTCCCAGCCCTTCAGCTTCTGCCAGCTTCTGGGACAGCTCCAGCCCCTCGGGCGTTAGTGAGTACCTGGGGAAGGCAGGAGAGCCAAGGGAGAAGGTGGCCCCTTGGGCCCCGGCTCAGAGCCCCCCTTGGGTTCCAGCACTGCACAGCTCGGGCCTCACCTGGCTGGCCGCTGGGTCCTCTGGATGAGGTTTCTATGAAGGAGGGAGCGCAGGGCCGGCCAGGGCTGGCTGCTGTTGTTGAGGGCCACCTGACCGGACAGGGAGAGCAAAGATCATTCCCCATAGTCCAGTGGGAAGGCCCTAGGGCTGGGCTCGGAGGACTGGGGGGTGATTCCTGCTTGTGGGTGACCTTATGAAAGTTGTTTCTCCTCTCTCAGAATGAGTAAGAGTCAGACTGCTGGGCGTTCGCTGAGCTGCTGACTTCTCTCACACCCAGAAGCCCAGTGGCTAAGGCAAGGCTGGTGGCGACTAAAGGTCTCCCATCTCGCCTCTTCGTCCCCCCCCATCCCTAGCGCTTACCCTGGGGGCTTCCTGCTCACACCTCTTCAGTAACTCCTCCTTGGTCAGGGACCCTAGGCTGCTGGGATCCTGCAACAGGAGGCAGCTGGAGGATCAGTGTCTCCCAGGGTCTCTCCATCCGGGCCATGTCCCACTGCCCACCTCACCCCCATCCCAGGCTCACCAGCTGCTCCCTGTAGAGAATCAGCAGCAGAGCTCGAGCGGCGGAGTGTCGGGGGGGCCTGTAGCTGCTGTGGCCACCAGTCTTGGGCCGACTCGGCCCCTGCAACAGACACGAGAGAGGTGTCCCTGAGTCCAGTTCCTTGATGCTGCCTGGAGGCTGGTGAACCTGAGTCCCCGAGGAAGAGGCTCATACCTGAGGGCAGGACCTTTGCCCCCAGGTCCCGGAAGCCTTTGCGGGCACCAAGTGGGCATTTGTCTTGGGCCCTCATCTTCTGTCCCCACACTATCTcaggccctcctcacctccaGCCTCTGCCCACTGCCATCCTCCGTCCACACAAGGAGCTCCCAAAGGGGTTTCCCTAAAGACCAGCTCTGCCCACGTCCCCTTCTACTAGATCTTGGTCAAACAGCCAGAGATTAGATGCCACAGAGGGATTCCCCCGGCCCCTTCCTGCTTTGCTTCATGTACTGCTGTCCCTGATGTCTCCACAACAGGCCACCTCTCACTGTTACACCTTTGGACAAGagccaaccccaccccccagaacTTGACCCTCCCTATTCTTCCTGAagatccttcaaagctcagctgatGGGGAGAGGGGGATGGACCCCCGAGGAAGCAAAGGATTCCTGACCCCCCTCACTCCTGCCCCATGGCTGTTCCCTGTCCTGGGCAGACTCTCAGCTTCTCCAAGGATGGCACTGGACTGCCCCCCCCCCGAAATGCCAGGTGAGCTGTTAAATGGTTGCTCTGAGCTTTCCCTCCTTCCAGAGCTCCCCATCCCCCAAACCCAGTCTTGAGGGGGTCCCTTCTCACCAACTGAGAAGGGACTGCATCCTCTGGGGGTCTGCTCAACTCTCTTCGTGGAAGCTCAGAAATGGGCAGCTCACCTGGTCCTGGAGGAAGAATCACAGCGTCAGAACCGGATTCTCGGAGCTGggagtgtgtgggtgggtgggggctcAGAACACGGTATGTCAGAGTGGAGAGTTTGGAACAGGGAATTTCAGTGTTGGggggcttagaacagggaatgtcagagtggggggcttagaacagggaatgtcagagtgGGGGGTTtaaaacagggaatgtcagagtggggggtttagaacagggaatgtcagagtgGGGGGGCTCAGAACAGGAATtgccagggctgggaggggcctcagaaacCATCTCGTTGAGCCCCACATTTGGATATGAAGGAGGGCAGTGCCTAGGGCAGCTCATGGCAGAGCCGCAGCCCAGCCCTCTCTCCTGCTCTCTAGTTTGTAGTTCCTGAAGTTCGGCGACAAGAGCCTTCGAATGGGCCCCTGAAGGCTCAAGTCCCTGACCCAGCTTCCACACTTGCCAGCAAAGTGTCCTTGGCTAAGTCGCTTCTTTCTCAGAGGCTTggtgaggaaaatgcctcagccCACTCCCCTTCGGGTGTGCTCTGCGCCAGCCTTCGTCTTTGGGCCATTTCTAaggcccccctccccctcctcgcCGGCCTGGGGCTtcgtgggggagggggagggcagtcAGAAATGAGGCCGCCCGTGGCCACCCCGCCCTCACCAGGGTCACGGCCGCCCTCGGCCCGGTGCTGTTCCAGGCGCTGGTCCAGCATCCGGCACAGCGCATCCCCAAAGTGCTGGAGAATCTTGGCTTCCTTCCCGCTTCTCAGGGGCAGGGGGTAGCGCAGCAGGGAGCGCAAGGCCTGAAGGGACACAGGGGTCGGTCCACAGGCCCCTCCGCGCCCCCCCCCAACGGACAGGAACCCAGGCAGCGCAGCCCTAAGGGCTCCAGCCCCCAGACCGGGGGCAGCAAGAGCCTGGGTGTGCCAGCCCCCTAGCCCAAGCCCACGAGGGTCCGGTGATCCTGGGCACACGTCCCCCCCAGCGCAGGGATTGGGGGCGCGTCCCGCCCCCCCTTCCCCACTACCCCTCCACCTGCCCCGCCCACGGGCAGAAGCAGCTGGCTCGCCCCGCCCAGGCCCCGCCCCCTCGCCCTCCTCCCCGTGCCCCTGCCCACCTTCTGGTAGACGAAGCGCGTCCGCTGGCCCCGGCCGGCCGCCTCGTCCCGCCACTCGCGGAGCCAGCGCACGAAGAGCGGGTTGGGGCAGGCGGGCAGTGGCCGCTTCCGGCCCAGGCGGGGCGCGGCCATGGTCCAGCCCGGCCCCGGCTGCCCCCAACTCAGACTCGAGCCGCGCTCCGAACGTCCGGGTGGGGGCGGGGCTTCGCTTCCCTCCCCGCGGCCCACGTGACCCGAGGCCCCTCCGCGGCTCCCCGGCTTCGCGGGGGTTGAGGGTGCAGacgtcacccccccccccaggccacgAATGGTTCCTTCTGAACGCTGAGCTCCTCGCCGCGCTCCCCACCGCCCCTACGGCTCTCAGGATTTGGGCTCTCCCTATCGGGGCACTCGAGAGTCGAGGCTCCACCCTTTCCGCATTCTAGTggtgggaaaaaggaaaaggagtgctgggctggggtggggagaacGGGAACAGCGCCTCCTGTGGTCGGGAGGGCGGGGGGAAAAAACCACTCACTTTGCTTCTGTTGCAATGAATGTACACTGAGCAGGATCGGTCTGGGCACCTGCAGGGAGGGTTGGGAGCCTCCGGGGGGCGTGCAGAGAGGACTGGAGGCCAGAGCACCCGCAGGGAGGGTGGGAGCCTCCGGGGGGCGTTGCAGAGGGTTGAACCTAGAGGAGCGGAGGAGGGGACTGGAGTTCAGCCGATAAAGCCTGGAGAATTCACAAAGGGGACTGGAGACCAGGGCAATCTGCAAAAGGGACTGGCTAGAGCACGGAGGACGTCCAGAGGGGACTGGATAGAGCCCGGGAGATTCTCAGAGGAACTAGATAGAGTCTGCGACATCCCGCAGAGGGACTGGATAGAGCCCGAGAGATGTCCAGAGGGACTAGATAGAAGCCCGGGAGACATCCAGAGGGGACTGGATAGAACCCGGGAGATTCGCAGAGGGACTGGACAGAACCCGGGAGATTCGCAGAGGGCCTGGATAGAGCCCGGGGGATGTCCAGAGGGGACTAGAGCTCAGAGAATTCACAAAGGGGCCTAGAACCTGGGCGGGGAGTACGCAGAGGGAGCTAGAGAGAGGAGGGCACGAGTCTTGTTAAGTCCGCCGGACTCAGAGCCTTGCATTCAATGCAGTGACCCGCGGCAGGCACAGAACTCCGCGGCCAGGCCTGCTGCACCCAAGCCGGGCTTCCCCGGAGCACTAGCTACCCTGTCTGCCCTCCCCGCAGTTTCCATATAAGGCTCAGTTTCCATATAAGGCGCGATGAACGGGTGCTCTCCCTGGCCCCGCCCCCTCCCGGCTCATGCCCTAATAAGGCGATCTGGGGCATCCCTGAGCTGCTGGCGAGCGGGTGGGTGGGGGCTGGTCTCCAGGGCGACTGGGAAGCCcgcgccccctcccctcccacggGAAAGCGACGTGGCCGGCCTCCCCAGCGACCTCAGAACTATAATTCTCGGTTGCTCAGAGTCGTAGTCTCTGTCCTAGCTGGAAGTAGGCGGGGAGTAGTCTTGAGAGGGTGGGTGCGACCTTGCCTTGGGCTTGCTTTAGTTCGAGTTTTGCATCCGCCTGCCCCTCTAGCCGTGTGGCCCTGGACAGATCACTTCCTttgctttgagcctcagttttaccatctgcaaaatgggggaggCGACGACTTTGGATACTCTCCGTTAACAGTCCCGAAAATCCCAGGCATCCACATATCCGAGTGAATAAGATGGGGACACAaatccccctctcctccccccacgcCCGTACCCATGGTAATTCCGTCGTCCGTGGTGTTTTGCTCCACCTCATCCCTCTCGGTCTCTTGGTTGGGTCGGGTTTTCGGGGATACACACGGATCAGCCCATCGCCAGCTGCGGGCACTGAGGCTGCggacccccaccccccgccccgaAGGGCAAAGGGGCTTCATGTGGAAGCCCACGTTCTTTGGTCTGCTGTTtcatctctcttactttctccgTCTGCTGTATGTGATGCCCAGCTCCTGACACTAAAAGCTGAGCCACCCAGGCCCTCagttttcctctctgtaaaatggacccCCTTTGTTAGCTGTGAGGTGAAGATTGGAATCCAAGGACCCGAGCTCCGGGCGCTCGACCAACCAATGGAGGAGCGCTCCCGGTGATTCTGGCCCCGCCTCTCTCCGCAGGGGGCCCAACGCCTGAGTTTATCCTGTAGCGAGCGAGGCCGGGAGACTCCACTTCCCGACGTGCCCCGGGGCGGCGCAGCGTCTTCGAACTCCATTTCCCGTCGGCCCTGTCCCCGGACCGCCGGAAGCTCGCCCCGCCTCTCATTGTGCGGCTCCTACTAAACGGAAGGGGCCGGGAGAGGCCGCGTTCAGTCGGCTCCAGGCAGCGGTGGCGAAGGAGCGACTCCCTCCTCTCCTGTGGCCCTCGTTTCCtccctcaccctccctccctcgctcTCTCGCTCCTTTCCGGAACCATGGTGAGCGCGGGCCAGAGAGCTCCGCGGGGGACCGGCGCCCGGGAGCGGGGGTGGTGAAGGCGGTGCAGCGGGCGGGGCGGTGTCCTCATCCTCCTCTCCATCCTCTTCTCCATCCTCCTCTCCATCctcctctccatc from Dromiciops gliroides isolate mDroGli1 chromosome 6, mDroGli1.pri, whole genome shotgun sequence encodes the following:
- the MUS81 gene encoding crossover junction endonuclease MUS81 isoform X4, coding for MAAPRLGRKRPLPACPNPLFVRWLREWRDEAAGRGQRTRFVYQKALRSLLRYPLPLRSGKEAKILQHFGDALCRMLDQRLEQHRAEGGRDPGPGELPISELPRRELSRPPEDAVPSQLGPSRPKTGGHSSYRPPRHSAARALLLILYREQLDPSSLGSLTKEELLKRCEQEAPRVALNNSSQPWPALRSLLHRNLIQRTQRPARYSLTPEGLELSQKLAEAEGLGAPPASLQLRPSQLPGREVEEGPQEAMAQLGSTRTQASEPPLELGPGQYRILLCVDVSETTGGSHRPEILRELQRLGVPHDVRKLHVGDFVWVAQETRPREPTRPVELVLDHVVERKRLDDLCGSIIDGRFREQKVIDGFFVKRTSDLKESTAYLALLTRALQRLYEGQILRRRTWGDERDPGARNPPCSLFTFSDFNEGAMKNKAQSVREVFARQLMQVRGVSGEKAAALLEKYSTPASLLAAYDACSSPQEQEKLLSSIKCGRLQRNLGPALSRTLCQLYCTPGPLP
- the MUS81 gene encoding crossover junction endonuclease MUS81 isoform X3, producing MAAPRLGRKRPLPACPNPLFVRWLREWRDEAAGRGQRTRFVYQKALRSLLRYPLPLRSGKEAKILQHFGDALCRMLDQRLEQHRAEGGRDPGPGELPISELPRRELSRPPEDAVPSQLGPSRPKTGGHSSYRPPRHSAARALLLILYREQLVALNNSSQPWPALRSLLHRNLIQRTQRPARYSLTPEGLELSQKLAEAEGLGAPPASLQLRPSQLPGREVEEGPQEAMAQLGSTRTQASEPPLELGPGQYRILLCVDVSETTGGSHRPEILRELQRLGVPHDVRKLHVGDFVWVAQETRPREPTRPVELVLDHVVERKRLDDLCGSIIDGRFREQKFRLKRCGLSHRVYLVEDHGSSHSLSLPESTLLQAVTNTQVIDGFFVKRTSDLKESTAYLALLTRALQRLYEGQILRRRTWGDERDPGARNPPCSLFTFSDFNEGAMKNKAQSVREVFARQLMQVRGVSGEKAAALLEKYSTPASLLAAYDACSSPQEQEKLLSSIKCGRLQRNLGPALSRTLCQLYCTPGPLP
- the MUS81 gene encoding crossover junction endonuclease MUS81 isoform X2: MAAPRLGRKRPLPACPNPLFVRWLREWRDEAAGRGQRTRFVYQKALRSLLRYPLPLRSGKEAKILQHFGDALCRMLDQRLEQHRAEGGRDPGPGELPISELPRRELSRPPEDAVPSQLGPSRPKTGGHSSYRPPRHSAARALLLILYREQLDPSSLGSLTKEELLKRCEQEAPRVALNNSSQPWPALRSLLHRNLIQRTQRPARYSLTPEGLELSQKLAEAEGLGAPPASLQLRPSQLPGREVEEGPQEAMAQLGSTRTQASEPPLELGPGQYRILLGSHRPEILRELQRLGVPHDVRKLHVGDFVWVAQETRPREPTRPVELVLDHVVERKRLDDLCGSIIDGRFREQKFRLKRCGLSHRVYLVEDHGSSHSLSLPESTLLQAVTNTQVIDGFFVKRTSDLKESTAYLALLTRALQRLYEGQILRRRTWGDERDPGARNPPCSLFTFSDFNEGAMKNKAQSVREVFARQLMQVRGVSGEKAAALLEKYSTPASLLAAYDACSSPQEQEKLLSSIKCGRLQRNLGPALSRTLCQLYCTPGPLP
- the MUS81 gene encoding crossover junction endonuclease MUS81 isoform X1, giving the protein MAAPRLGRKRPLPACPNPLFVRWLREWRDEAAGRGQRTRFVYQKALRSLLRYPLPLRSGKEAKILQHFGDALCRMLDQRLEQHRAEGGRDPGPGELPISELPRRELSRPPEDAVPSQLGPSRPKTGGHSSYRPPRHSAARALLLILYREQLDPSSLGSLTKEELLKRCEQEAPRVALNNSSQPWPALRSLLHRNLIQRTQRPARYSLTPEGLELSQKLAEAEGLGAPPASLQLRPSQLPGREVEEGPQEAMAQLGSTRTQASEPPLELGPGQYRILLCVDVSETTGGSHRPEILRELQRLGVPHDVRKLHVGDFVWVAQETRPREPTRPVELVLDHVVERKRLDDLCGSIIDGRFREQKFRLKRCGLSHRVYLVEDHGSSHSLSLPESTLLQAVTNTQVIDGFFVKRTSDLKESTAYLALLTRALQRLYEGQILRRRTWGDERDPGARNPPCSLFTFSDFNEGAMKNKAQSVREVFARQLMQVRGVSGEKAAALLEKYSTPASLLAAYDACSSPQEQEKLLSSIKCGRLQRNLGPALSRTLCQLYCTPGPLP